From the Acetobacter aceti genome, one window contains:
- the tssM gene encoding type VI secretion system membrane subunit TssM, with translation MPSILSLLTGRWSIGLLATFIIGLLIWYLGDLVPGLRTPLDKEIGIVAVFIIAMGINAGLTLYRRRRDTRLMSGVAGEGGQSDDSAASVQAEAEDEVRLLRERLQNSLGLLKKARKNRGYLYEQPWFVLIGPPGSGKTTLLSQSGLQFPLAQPDGTGGLTPGSVAGIGGTRLCDWWFADEAVLIDTAGRFTTQDSNETVDRTGWLGFLDLLRKTRARQPLNGVIVMISLADVVTVSQTERLSHARMIRDRIREITERLGVSIPVYAVFTKADRIAGFTEFFDDLDRDYRRQVWGMTFPVSGDIKGFENEFRLLVTRLNDRLYERLQQERIPSRRAAIASFPIQIETLTEALDEFLKAAFGSTRLDPAPFIRGVYFTSSAQEGTPVDRLSSMLARSFGIDQRRMPALRAVSGRPYFVERLIREVILGEARLVAVSPAKMRRQRIVRYSSFAAIGLFTVAGCLLLWQRNMQNRNAIASNEQAIGFYRSKLEHLQLDPVADDNLPSILPALNAARELPDTRTLARNHDFWPDLAISQDTNLATTNRLIYQAALQRLLLPRLLWRLENQIQEHFSQPAFLYEATRIYLMLGNQGPLEPKMVRDWMLLDWESRYPGPAMKQARDQLLQHLDALLAIPLPDMQINGGMVRQTRAEFSRVTPAERVYGRIRASAVSVPDWSPEQVLGHGQKEFTRLSGRPMSDTIPGFYTSAGFRQVLLPSLSSAAQDVANESWVLGNTDQSMNGTTPARLEEGVIALYTADYIRHWDEMLSDLALVPFAGHSDLVQRLYVLSSPQSPMRDFLVSITHELTPTADAQAEQNGDDKTRPDPEKARLAGLFAQNGKSGQTAPAPGSAIDMHYAPLVIFTGRSGQAPPINGVMQILNQFEGAIAQLPNADNPTQILESTQNPVQALEAEAGRQPQPVARWLSQIATAGASTMAGDAHRAATAAYTDGQGPGQLCHDVVDGHYPFDPSSEEDAPFDQFVRLFAPAGALDSYFTTQLAAYVDTKGPVWKAHPIGNTAPPVSGAALLQFQQAARIRTLLFPGNMAIPAVHLRITPVAADSQSTAVNLKFGSMMAAWKAGANGALGQALGASITWPGDNMSNITLDFVPEAAFPRRMQGPWAFFHLLDSGVLTPTGKPDELTATFRSGDREVTYALETSTPEQVLDRSLFVHFHCPALR, from the coding sequence ATGCCGTCGATCCTCTCTCTTCTGACCGGACGCTGGAGCATCGGGCTTCTGGCGACTTTCATTATCGGGCTTCTGATCTGGTATCTTGGCGATCTGGTGCCCGGACTGCGTACGCCGCTTGACAAGGAAATCGGCATTGTTGCGGTGTTCATCATCGCGATGGGGATCAATGCGGGCCTGACCCTGTATCGTCGTCGTCGCGACACAAGGCTGATGAGCGGTGTGGCGGGAGAAGGAGGGCAGTCCGATGACTCCGCCGCTTCCGTTCAGGCCGAGGCGGAAGACGAAGTGCGTCTTCTGCGCGAGCGTCTGCAGAATTCTCTGGGACTTCTGAAAAAGGCCAGAAAGAACAGGGGCTATCTGTATGAACAGCCCTGGTTCGTTCTGATCGGGCCGCCGGGTAGCGGCAAGACGACATTGCTGTCCCAGTCAGGCTTGCAGTTTCCGCTGGCCCAGCCGGATGGAACGGGGGGGCTGACGCCCGGTTCCGTGGCCGGTATTGGTGGAACCCGTCTGTGTGACTGGTGGTTTGCGGACGAAGCGGTTCTGATCGACACGGCTGGCCGCTTCACGACGCAGGATTCCAACGAGACCGTTGATCGCACAGGCTGGCTCGGTTTTCTTGATCTTTTGAGGAAAACACGCGCCAGGCAGCCGCTCAACGGTGTGATCGTGATGATCTCGCTGGCCGATGTGGTGACCGTGTCCCAGACGGAACGTCTGTCGCATGCGCGTATGATCAGGGACCGCATCCGGGAGATCACCGAACGGCTGGGCGTGAGCATTCCGGTCTATGCGGTCTTCACAAAGGCTGACCGTATCGCAGGATTTACGGAGTTCTTTGACGATCTCGATCGTGACTATCGTCGTCAGGTCTGGGGTATGACCTTTCCTGTTTCGGGCGACATCAAAGGGTTCGAGAATGAATTCCGTCTGCTCGTCACCCGCCTCAATGACCGTCTGTATGAGCGTCTCCAGCAGGAACGGATTCCGTCCCGGCGTGCTGCGATTGCTTCCTTTCCTATCCAGATCGAGACACTGACCGAGGCGCTCGATGAATTTCTGAAGGCGGCCTTCGGAAGCACGCGTCTGGACCCCGCTCCTTTTATCCGTGGCGTTTACTTTACGTCCAGCGCTCAGGAAGGGACGCCCGTTGACCGGCTGAGCAGCATGCTGGCGCGCAGCTTCGGCATTGATCAGCGGCGGATGCCGGCGCTTCGTGCCGTGAGCGGACGGCCTTATTTCGTGGAGCGTCTGATCCGGGAAGTCATTCTCGGAGAGGCGCGGCTTGTGGCGGTTTCTCCCGCAAAAATGCGCCGTCAGCGGATTGTCCGTTACAGCAGCTTCGCGGCGATCGGTCTCTTTACCGTTGCGGGTTGTCTGTTGCTCTGGCAGCGGAATATGCAAAACCGGAACGCGATTGCCAGCAATGAACAGGCGATCGGCTTCTATCGCAGCAAGCTTGAGCACCTGCAGCTTGATCCTGTGGCCGACGACAATCTGCCGTCCATTCTGCCTGCGCTGAATGCTGCGCGGGAGTTGCCGGACACACGGACGCTGGCGCGCAATCATGATTTCTGGCCGGATCTGGCGATCAGTCAGGATACCAATCTCGCGACTACAAACCGTCTGATCTATCAGGCGGCCCTGCAGCGCCTGCTGCTGCCGCGTCTGCTGTGGCGTCTGGAAAACCAGATTCAGGAGCATTTCAGTCAGCCTGCGTTTCTTTATGAAGCGACACGTATCTATCTGATGCTCGGCAATCAGGGGCCGCTTGAGCCAAAAATGGTCCGGGACTGGATGCTGCTGGACTGGGAAAGCCGCTATCCGGGGCCTGCGATGAAACAGGCGCGGGATCAGCTGCTTCAGCATCTGGATGCGCTGCTGGCCATTCCGCTGCCCGACATGCAGATCAATGGCGGCATGGTGCGTCAGACCCGTGCGGAGTTCAGTCGCGTCACGCCGGCGGAGCGGGTGTACGGACGGATCAGGGCGAGCGCTGTCTCCGTTCCTGACTGGTCTCCCGAGCAGGTGCTGGGGCATGGGCAGAAGGAATTCACCCGTCTGTCCGGTCGTCCGATGTCTGACACGATCCCGGGCTTCTATACCAGCGCCGGCTTTCGTCAGGTGCTTCTGCCGTCCCTGTCTTCCGCCGCGCAGGATGTGGCGAATGAAAGCTGGGTTCTGGGCAATACCGATCAGAGCATGAACGGCACGACGCCCGCCCGACTGGAAGAAGGTGTGATCGCCCTTTATACGGCCGATTACATCCGGCACTGGGATGAGATGCTCAGTGACCTGGCTCTCGTGCCGTTCGCGGGGCATTCCGATCTGGTGCAGAGGCTGTATGTGCTGTCCTCACCGCAGTCTCCGATGCGTGATTTCCTTGTGAGCATCACGCATGAGCTGACGCCGACAGCGGACGCCCAGGCAGAGCAGAACGGTGATGACAAGACCAGACCTGATCCGGAAAAAGCACGTCTGGCCGGCTTGTTCGCGCAGAATGGCAAAAGCGGTCAGACTGCTCCCGCACCCGGTTCAGCCATCGATATGCATTATGCGCCTCTGGTCATCTTCACCGGCCGTTCCGGGCAGGCTCCGCCGATCAATGGGGTGATGCAGATCCTCAATCAGTTCGAGGGCGCAATCGCCCAGTTGCCGAATGCGGATAATCCAACCCAGATTCTGGAATCGACACAAAATCCGGTTCAGGCGCTTGAGGCCGAAGCGGGCCGGCAGCCTCAGCCTGTGGCCCGCTGGCTGTCCCAGATTGCGACAGCCGGAGCGAGCACCATGGCGGGTGATGCCCACCGTGCCGCGACGGCGGCCTATACGGATGGACAAGGGCCGGGTCAGCTGTGTCATGACGTCGTTGACGGGCACTATCCGTTCGACCCTTCCTCCGAGGAGGATGCGCCATTTGACCAGTTCGTCCGGCTGTTTGCGCCGGCAGGGGCGCTGGACAGCTACTTTACGACGCAGCTTGCCGCGTATGTGGATACGAAAGGTCCGGTCTGGAAAGCACACCCGATCGGGAATACGGCCCCACCGGTGTCCGGTGCAGCCCTTCTGCAGTTCCAGCAGGCCGCCAGAATTCGCACCCTGCTTTTCCCAGGCAACATGGCCATTCCGGCAGTCCATCTGCGGATCACGCCAGTCGCGGCGGACAGCCAGTCGACTGCCGTGAACCTGAAATTCGGTTCGATGATGGCGGCGTGGAAAGCGGGTGCAAACGGCGCGCTCGGGCAGGCTCTGGGCGCCTCAATCACCTGGCCGGGGGATAATATGTCCAATATCACCCTTGATTTTGTGCCGGAAGCGGCGTTCCCACGCCGGATGCAGGGACCATGGGCTTTCTTTCATCTGCTCGACAGTGGCGTTCTGACCCCGACGGGTAAGCCGGACGAACTGACTGCGACATTCCGGTCCGGAGATCGGGAAGTGACCTATGCTCTGGAAACATCGACACCTGAGCAGGTTCTGGACCGGAGCCTGTTTGTGCATTTCCATTGTCCGGCTCTCAGGTGA
- the tagF gene encoding type VI secretion system-associated protein TagF translates to MTGQFGFYGKLPVRGDFVRRGLSEGVVSGWHEWICRNFAYARTAVASEWEKGWLVAPVWRFSLPSGQLTDMAVSGLVMPSVDKVGRYFPFLVCVEGEAVIPQNDMVWDEVELFCREALMYDQDPEVLLARIQTLVPSAGEIPSDGMWFTEGNDSIPAQTLVCPGLPEQEAFVKLFWA, encoded by the coding sequence ATGACAGGACAGTTCGGGTTTTACGGCAAGCTTCCCGTCCGGGGGGATTTCGTCAGGCGCGGTCTGTCCGAGGGCGTTGTGTCCGGCTGGCACGAATGGATCTGCCGTAACTTTGCCTATGCGCGGACAGCCGTGGCTTCGGAGTGGGAAAAAGGCTGGCTTGTAGCCCCTGTCTGGAGATTTTCCCTGCCGTCGGGACAGCTCACCGATATGGCCGTATCGGGGCTCGTCATGCCGAGCGTGGACAAGGTCGGACGTTATTTTCCTTTTCTGGTCTGTGTGGAGGGAGAGGCAGTGATTCCGCAGAATGACATGGTCTGGGATGAGGTCGAACTGTTCTGCAGAGAGGCCCTGATGTACGATCAGGATCCAGAGGTTCTTCTGGCCCGTATTCAGACCCTTGTGCCGTCGGCTGGAGAGATTCCATCGGATGGCATGTGGTTCACTGAGGGAAATGACTCCATTCCGGCGCAGACTCTTGTCTGCCCGGGCCTTCCCGAACAGGAGGCATTTGTGAAACTTTTCTGGGCATGA
- a CDS encoding PP2C family serine/threonine-protein phosphatase has product MTETLKYSASTHQGTVRGENQDAFLCRPDMRVFAVADGAGGHDDGRWAASRVVDCLGALPQGLTPKALMVHARHRLTMAHEQLLLEAGRRGSKKGMASTVVVLILTEEYFVCLWVGDSRIYLLRDGELSQVTKDHSHAQALVDAGLLRAEDMECHPQANVVTRAIGAGGQPIRIDKVTGPLLPFDRFLLCSDGLTKAVNERDILSCLETGSGSAELLVQTALLRHARDNVTAVVVGVEDEETW; this is encoded by the coding sequence ATGACTGAAACCCTCAAATACTCTGCATCCACGCATCAGGGTACAGTCAGGGGAGAAAATCAGGACGCTTTTCTGTGTCGGCCGGACATGCGTGTGTTTGCTGTCGCTGATGGCGCAGGCGGTCATGACGACGGACGATGGGCTGCCAGCCGGGTTGTGGATTGTCTTGGAGCCCTGCCTCAGGGGCTGACACCGAAGGCTTTGATGGTGCATGCCCGGCATCGCCTGACCATGGCTCATGAGCAACTGCTTCTGGAGGCTGGCCGACGGGGCAGCAAAAAGGGCATGGCGTCCACGGTTGTCGTGCTTATTCTGACTGAGGAATACTTCGTCTGTCTGTGGGTCGGGGATTCAAGAATTTATCTTCTGCGTGATGGTGAACTTTCACAGGTGACGAAAGATCACTCGCATGCACAGGCGCTTGTTGATGCTGGCCTGCTGCGGGCAGAGGATATGGAGTGTCATCCGCAGGCCAATGTTGTCACCCGGGCGATCGGGGCGGGAGGGCAGCCGATCCGGATTGACAAGGTGACAGGGCCACTCCTGCCTTTCGACCGGTTCCTTCTGTGCTCAGATGGTTTGACGAAAGCTGTCAATGAAAGGGATATTCTGAGCTGCCTCGAAACCGGGAGCGGTTCTGCGGAGCTTCTGGTGCAGACCGCTCTTCTCCGCCATGCGCGTGATAACGTGACGGCAGTTGTTGTAGGCGTTGAGGATGAGGAGACCTGGTGA
- a CDS encoding ATP-dependent DNA helicase translates to MSAAFPSPYEAPALVAGHGFFSCLTVDGELLTLNRTRARQFLQEEAAPLVVHAPATARMLGMTPPGQPAPWFDLLELFAFVHPARSVAPTPRGLAIALGLGDLDGRRVEANTLPDLAARLLTDLRALKNTSSHPFLAALATRLAQTGWIWSGAVMEALEITGPLSRDAMQPGEALRIWDQLLKWEDTARRPPPGSNPVTPAEARTRLGHILGPDAEVRVGQADFADVATHAFAPREGMGFPRVVLAEAGTGTGKTLGYVAPASLWAERNGGAVWISTYTRHLQRQIEAETARLYPDPAMRRNHVVVRKGRENYLCLLNMEEAVNIAPTRGPGPVIALALLARWGMATVEGDLFGGDLPGWFGDILGHGVLAATADRRGECIHGACPHYQRCFVEHSIRRAQDADLVIANHALVMAQAAWAQSQGLPALEQGDQPEVAPEEAVPDEDGIPTRYVFDEGHHLADAADGAFALELSGLEAAELRRWLLGAEGSRSRARGLRRRLDDLVAGNPRLETPLDAALLAAKALPAPGWSGRLWIEPQTDRPEEPPEPEDVTVSLFPLPAAVQLVEPVIDNPTETVLRLLRDQVLARTVGNGPARRNGSECDLHPMIDGLGAAADTLARALSRIAEPLRTLVNRLEDKIREDTDSLDTAARARIEAMIRSLQRRAIGRLDGWVSMLTTFCTPPDEVGPPQFIRFIRLEAREGQRRGEQDVGLHQHWLDPTLPFAAVLAAPAHGLLITSATLRDETDTDQSAEAEQIWEAAEARVGASHLPSPALRASLASPFDYSRQTRVFIVNDVAHDDPDTLAAAFQALFLASGGGGLGLFTAIERLRTVHRKIAAPLEEEGIPLYAQHVDAMDNTTLVDVFRTETDSCLLGTDAMRDGVDVPGHALRLVAFERVPWPRPDILHRERRMHLSQGNPRLYDDRLARLRLRQAFGRLIRTRTDRGVFVLLGRRTPSRLLSAFPSGVIPHRLGIAAAVEEIKTFFAEES, encoded by the coding sequence ATGTCCGCCGCCTTTCCCTCCCCGTATGAAGCGCCCGCCCTTGTCGCCGGTCATGGCTTCTTTTCCTGCCTCACCGTTGACGGAGAGCTGCTGACGCTCAACCGGACGCGGGCCAGGCAGTTCCTGCAGGAGGAAGCGGCGCCCCTCGTCGTGCATGCCCCGGCGACGGCCCGGATGCTGGGCATGACGCCGCCCGGCCAGCCGGCGCCGTGGTTCGATCTGCTCGAACTTTTCGCCTTTGTGCATCCCGCCCGCTCCGTCGCGCCAACGCCGCGTGGACTGGCTATCGCGCTTGGTCTTGGCGACCTCGACGGACGGCGGGTCGAAGCCAATACATTGCCCGATCTCGCAGCCCGTCTGCTGACAGACCTGCGCGCCCTGAAGAACACGTCCTCTCATCCTTTCCTCGCAGCTCTCGCCACCCGTCTGGCGCAGACCGGCTGGATCTGGAGTGGCGCGGTCATGGAAGCGCTGGAGATCACCGGTCCTCTGTCGCGTGACGCGATGCAGCCCGGCGAAGCGCTCCGGATCTGGGATCAGCTTCTCAAATGGGAGGACACGGCCCGCCGCCCGCCGCCCGGTTCCAACCCGGTTACACCGGCTGAAGCACGTACCCGGCTGGGACATATCCTTGGCCCTGATGCGGAAGTCCGTGTGGGGCAGGCTGATTTCGCCGATGTCGCCACGCATGCCTTTGCCCCGCGCGAGGGGATGGGATTCCCGCGCGTCGTGCTGGCGGAGGCTGGAACCGGCACAGGCAAGACGCTCGGTTATGTCGCTCCCGCCAGCCTCTGGGCCGAGCGCAATGGTGGGGCGGTCTGGATCAGCACCTATACGCGCCATCTCCAGCGCCAGATCGAAGCGGAAACGGCGCGTCTGTACCCTGATCCCGCCATGCGGCGCAACCATGTGGTGGTTCGGAAAGGGCGTGAGAACTATCTCTGCCTGCTCAACATGGAAGAGGCGGTGAACATCGCCCCCACGCGCGGTCCCGGACCGGTGATCGCTCTCGCTCTGCTGGCCCGCTGGGGCATGGCCACAGTTGAGGGGGACCTGTTCGGTGGCGATCTGCCCGGCTGGTTCGGGGACATTCTCGGTCATGGCGTGCTGGCCGCCACCGCCGACCGGCGCGGCGAGTGCATCCACGGCGCCTGCCCGCACTATCAGCGCTGCTTTGTGGAACATTCCATCCGGCGTGCTCAGGACGCTGATCTGGTAATCGCCAATCACGCGCTGGTCATGGCGCAGGCGGCATGGGCGCAGTCGCAGGGCCTGCCCGCGCTGGAACAGGGTGACCAGCCCGAGGTCGCGCCGGAGGAAGCCGTGCCCGACGAGGACGGTATCCCCACGCGCTATGTGTTCGACGAAGGTCATCATCTGGCGGACGCGGCGGATGGTGCGTTCGCGCTCGAACTGTCCGGTCTGGAGGCGGCGGAACTCCGGCGCTGGCTGCTCGGCGCGGAGGGCAGCCGCTCGCGGGCGAGGGGATTGCGCCGCCGTCTTGACGATCTGGTGGCGGGAAATCCGCGTCTTGAGACACCGCTCGATGCCGCCCTTCTGGCCGCGAAGGCTCTGCCCGCGCCGGGCTGGTCCGGTCGTCTGTGGATCGAACCGCAGACGGACAGGCCGGAAGAGCCGCCTGAACCGGAAGATGTGACCGTCTCGCTCTTTCCGTTGCCTGCGGCGGTCCAGCTTGTTGAGCCGGTTATCGACAATCCGACCGAGACGGTGCTGCGGCTGTTGCGCGATCAGGTGCTGGCCCGCACGGTCGGCAATGGCCCCGCGCGCCGGAATGGCAGCGAATGTGATCTGCATCCGATGATCGACGGGCTTGGCGCGGCAGCGGATACGCTCGCCCGGGCGCTGAGCCGTATTGCTGAACCGCTTCGTACGCTCGTCAACCGGCTGGAAGACAAGATCCGTGAGGATACGGATAGCCTCGACACCGCCGCCCGCGCCCGCATTGAGGCGATGATCCGGTCGTTGCAGCGGCGCGCCATCGGGCGTCTCGACGGGTGGGTGTCGATGCTCACCACCTTTTGCACGCCGCCGGACGAGGTGGGGCCGCCGCAGTTCATCCGCTTCATCCGTCTTGAGGCGCGGGAAGGGCAGAGACGGGGCGAGCAGGATGTCGGCCTGCACCAGCACTGGCTCGACCCGACGCTGCCGTTCGCCGCCGTGCTGGCCGCGCCCGCGCACGGGCTGCTCATCACCTCCGCGACCCTGCGCGACGAGACTGACACGGATCAGTCCGCCGAAGCTGAGCAGATATGGGAAGCCGCCGAGGCGCGTGTCGGGGCCAGCCATCTGCCGTCGCCTGCGTTGCGGGCTTCTCTCGCCAGTCCGTTCGACTATTCCCGCCAGACCCGCGTGTTCATCGTCAACGATGTCGCGCATGACGATCCTGACACGCTGGCTGCGGCGTTTCAGGCGCTGTTCCTTGCGTCCGGAGGCGGAGGGCTCGGGCTGTTCACGGCGATCGAGCGGTTGCGGACGGTGCATCGCAAGATCGCGGCGCCTCTGGAAGAGGAGGGCATTCCGCTTTACGCGCAGCATGTCGATGCGATGGACAACACCACGCTGGTCGACGTGTTCCGCACGGAGACGGACTCCTGCCTGCTTGGCACGGATGCGATGCGCGATGGTGTGGATGTGCCGGGTCACGCGCTGCGTCTTGTCGCCTTCGAGCGGGTGCCGTGGCCACGCCCGGATATTCTGCATCGCGAGCGGCGGATGCATCTCTCGCAGGGCAATCCGCGTCTTTATGATGACCGGCTGGCGCGTCTGCGACTCAGGCAGGCTTTTGGCCGTCTGATCCGGACGCGCACGGATCGCGGCGTGTTCGTTCTTCTCGGCCGGCGCACGCCGTCCCGGCTGCTCAGCGCCTTTCCGTCGGGTGTGATTCCACACAGGCTCGGGATTGCCGCAGCGGTGGAAGAGATCAAAACCTTTTTCGCAGAAGAAAGCTGA
- a CDS encoding bifunctional aspartate transaminase/aspartate 4-decarboxylase, whose protein sequence is MVSDNRRFKNLSPFELKDKLIRMATRKSGRTMLNAGRGNPNFLATLPRSAFFLFGQFALAESERSFSYLTAGIGGHARMEGIEDRFDRFLSEKRGHDGTRFLTRAISYVRDQMGLSAAAFLHEMAEGILGCHYPTPPRMLPLSEQITAHYVLKEMTGGTLAREEVDFFGVEGGASAMAYIFNSLKQNGLIEKGDKVALGMPIFSPYIEIPHLEEFGLEEISINATQDTGWQYPQEELEKLKDPAVKIFFCVNPGNPTAVKMDDASMKAIAGIVQNDRPDLIIITDDVYGTFADDFRSLFAVCPRNTILVYSFSKYFGATGWRLGVIGMHKDNAIDELVRKLSPKFTAELAERYSSLTTDPGSLKFLDRIVADSRLVALNHTAGLSTPQQVQMVMFCLFCLMDEHDHYKQTVKNLLRRREATLYKALGVAPANDPNGVNYYSMLDLKSICHTLYGDEFAEWMATRSSSSEVLFRIADETGIVLLPGQGFGLQRPAARVSLANLDEYQYVSIGRSLRKMADEYYQAFLKTGG, encoded by the coding sequence ATGGTTTCCGACAACAGGCGTTTCAAAAACCTCAGTCCTTTTGAGCTGAAGGATAAGCTCATTCGTATGGCCACCCGAAAGTCGGGGCGCACCATGCTCAATGCCGGTCGTGGTAACCCGAATTTTCTGGCCACACTGCCCCGGTCAGCCTTCTTCCTTTTCGGACAGTTTGCGCTGGCTGAGTCCGAGCGGTCCTTTTCCTATCTGACGGCCGGGATCGGCGGACATGCCCGGATGGAGGGGATTGAAGACCGTTTCGACCGTTTTCTGTCCGAAAAACGTGGGCATGACGGTACCCGTTTTCTGACCCGTGCGATCAGTTATGTGCGCGATCAGATGGGTCTGTCCGCCGCGGCTTTCCTGCACGAGATGGCGGAAGGCATTCTGGGCTGCCATTATCCCACGCCACCGCGCATGCTGCCGTTGAGCGAGCAGATTACCGCTCATTATGTGCTGAAGGAGATGACCGGCGGCACGCTGGCGCGCGAGGAAGTGGATTTCTTCGGCGTGGAAGGCGGCGCGTCCGCCATGGCGTATATCTTCAATTCGCTGAAGCAGAACGGTCTGATCGAAAAGGGCGACAAGGTGGCGCTCGGTATGCCGATCTTCTCGCCCTATATCGAGATCCCGCATCTCGAAGAGTTCGGGCTTGAGGAAATCAGTATCAACGCGACCCAGGACACCGGCTGGCAGTATCCACAGGAAGAGCTGGAAAAGCTGAAAGACCCTGCCGTCAAAATCTTTTTCTGTGTCAATCCGGGCAACCCGACCGCCGTGAAGATGGACGATGCGTCCATGAAGGCCATCGCCGGGATCGTGCAGAATGACCGTCCGGATCTCATCATCATCACCGATGATGTGTATGGCACCTTTGCCGATGACTTCCGCTCGCTGTTCGCCGTCTGCCCGCGCAATACGATCCTTGTCTATTCCTTCTCCAAATATTTTGGGGCGACGGGCTGGCGTCTCGGCGTGATCGGCATGCACAAGGACAATGCGATCGATGAGCTTGTCCGCAAACTGTCACCGAAGTTTACGGCAGAACTGGCGGAGCGTTATTCCAGCCTGACGACCGATCCCGGCAGTCTGAAGTTCCTGGACCGCATTGTGGCCGACAGCCGTCTGGTCGCGCTCAATCACACGGCAGGTCTCTCCACGCCGCAACAGGTGCAGATGGTCATGTTCTGCCTGTTCTGCCTGATGGATGAGCATGACCACTACAAGCAGACGGTCAAGAACCTTCTCCGTCGTCGCGAGGCCACTCTCTACAAGGCGCTGGGCGTTGCACCGGCAAACGATCCCAACGGCGTCAATTACTACAGCATGCTCGATCTCAAGAGCATCTGTCATACTCTGTACGGCGATGAATTTGCCGAGTGGATGGCGACGCGATCCAGTTCGAGCGAAGTTCTGTTCCGGATCGCGGACGAGACGGGAATCGTCCTGCTGCCGGGACAGGGGTTTGGTCTTCAGCGTCCGGCGGCCCGTGTTTCCCTGGCCAACCTTGACGAATATCAGTACGTGTCCATCGGTCGCTCACTTCGAAAAATGGCTGATGAATATTATCAGGCTTTTCTGAAGACCGGCGGCTGA